Part of the Pirellulales bacterium genome, GCATCATACTCTCGCCCAGTACCATGCGGACCATCCGTGATCGCCTCCAGCCGATCGCACGCAACACCCCGAACTCGCGTGTGCGTTCGCTCACCGACTTCAGCATCGTATTCAGAACTCCCACGAGCGACAGCGCCAGTACGATCGCTGAAACGGCCCACGCGAGCGAACTGCCCAATTTGGCTTCCGTTGCACCATTGACGAATTGATGCGTGGGTTGTGTTTTGAGCCCAAGTGGATGCTGTTGTGCATCGGTTAGATCTTCGATTGATCGGCACACCATGCGAAGAGAGTCTTCGTCATGAATCGCGCAGGGCCG contains:
- a CDS encoding ABC transporter permease: MVCRSIEDLTDAQQHPLGLKTQPTHQFVNGATEAKLGSSLAWAVSAIVLALSLVGVLNTMLKSVSERTREFGVLRAIGWRRSRMVRMVLGESMMLGVAGAILGGGAAWAWSACSADGGGLAC